A stretch of Candidatus Vicinibacter affinis DNA encodes these proteins:
- a CDS encoding N-6 DNA methylase: MFEQTFKNIDDILHKDAGCGSELDYVEQTSWILFLKYLDDLEKDKATAAELSGKTYTNILAPEFQWTVWAAPKDKDGKLDHHKALTGDDLKDYVDLKLFPYLKKFKTDAESADTIEYKIGEIFSELKNRIQSGYNLREVINRIDELRFRTHAEKHEMSHLYEDKIKNMGNAGRNGGEYYTPRPLIKTIVKVVAPEIGQKIYDGAVGSAGFLVEAFEYLKHSKKLSTADVTTLQKKTFYGKEKKSLAYIIGTMNMILHGVEAPNIIHTNTLSENIADIQEKDRYDVVLANPPFGGKERAEVQQNFPIKTGETASLFLQHFIKILKAGGKAGVVIKNTFLSNTDNASVSLRKLLLESCNLHTVLDLPGGTFTGAGVKTVVLFFEKGSSTKKVWFYQLNLDRNLGKTNALNEKDLAEFVELQKTKADSENSWSIAVKDIDQTTFDLSAKNPHKKEETALRTPQEILEEMKALDEESADILNSILELI; encoded by the coding sequence ATGTTCGAACAAACCTTTAAGAATATAGACGACATCCTGCACAAGGACGCAGGTTGTGGCAGCGAACTGGACTATGTAGAGCAGACTTCCTGGATCTTGTTCCTCAAATATCTGGACGACCTGGAGAAGGATAAGGCCACCGCGGCGGAACTGAGCGGCAAGACTTACACCAACATTCTTGCCCCGGAATTTCAGTGGACCGTTTGGGCCGCTCCCAAGGACAAAGACGGCAAGCTCGACCACCACAAAGCCCTGACAGGCGACGACCTGAAAGATTATGTGGACTTAAAACTATTTCCCTACCTCAAGAAGTTTAAAACAGATGCGGAAAGTGCCGACACCATAGAGTATAAAATCGGTGAGATTTTCAGCGAACTGAAAAACCGGATACAAAGTGGCTACAATTTGCGCGAAGTCATCAACCGCATCGACGAATTGCGTTTCCGCACCCATGCCGAAAAACACGAAATGAGCCACCTGTACGAGGACAAGATTAAAAATATGGGTAACGCGGGTCGTAACGGTGGAGAATACTACACGCCACGACCTTTGATTAAAACCATTGTAAAAGTCGTCGCCCCGGAAATAGGACAAAAGATATATGATGGTGCGGTCGGTTCTGCGGGCTTCCTGGTGGAAGCGTTTGAGTATTTGAAGCACAGTAAAAAACTAAGTACTGCTGACGTAACCACCTTGCAGAAAAAAACCTTTTACGGTAAGGAGAAAAAATCATTGGCTTACATCATTGGAACCATGAACATGATTTTGCACGGTGTGGAAGCTCCCAACATCATACATACCAACACCCTTTCTGAAAACATCGCCGACATACAGGAAAAAGACCGCTACGACGTAGTCCTGGCCAATCCTCCTTTTGGAGGTAAAGAAAGGGCCGAAGTACAGCAAAACTTTCCCATCAAAACGGGCGAAACTGCTTCTCTCTTTTTGCAGCACTTTATCAAAATCCTCAAGGCAGGTGGCAAAGCCGGTGTGGTCATTAAAAACACCTTTTTGAGCAATACCGACAATGCTTCTGTGAGTTTGAGGAAGTTGCTTTTGGAAAGCTGCAATTTGCACACTGTATTGGATTTGCCGGGGGGCACCTTTACCGGTGCGGGCGTAAAAACCGTAGTCTTGTTTTTTGAAAAAGGCTCCTCCACCAAAAAAGTCTGGTTTTACCAACTTAACCTGGACAGAAACTTAGGAAAGACCAATGCCCTGAACGAAAAAGATTTGGCTGAATTTGTAGAACTCCAAAAAACAAAAGCCGACAGCGAAAACTCCTGGAGCATTGCCGTAAAAGACATTGACCAAACCACCTTTGACCTTAGTGCCAAAAACCCTCACAAAAAAGAAGAAACCGCTTTGCGCACACCGCAGGAAATTTTAGAAGAAATGAAAGCCTTGGACGAAGAAAGTGCGGATATTTTAAACTCAATTTTGGAACTGATATGA
- a CDS encoding AAA family ATPase yields MIIQGPPGTGKTYLIAEICERLCNEGNSVLVTALTNRALIEIVEKTALKGLLEEHRIFKTKLSVDEAKGVKDLQQTKEVSPQPYNLILSTFFITSGKAAKSFIEPPFDYVIVDEASQALLAMFGGAKLLGKKNIWIGDTRQLPPVVALSDDKVSRKNYGALVDGLKALSETGSLPIFQLTKTHRLTDRAANYTGAFYKNSLNSRAKKDIRLSYLEMDSDYGKLFNPKGGPTLIKTDLKAGEFKPINALKLATEIVKHLLETNEKLHISVLTYFVETTKALQKVIFQTVGYHKNLLIETVSRVQGLTNDVTIFVVPNSSYHRSLENRLFNVATSRSKRHTLIITDKGVLTRSQIDNEVKSYLQRLNEEFSFYIKFDNSAIANISEVKQQETVEKQNPGSQEPEPKKNESETKPGLKVLGKIDLSKFEKPKKEINKDKLNIYIIDTNVFVDYPDIISKIDKMYQVILSAKVIDELDYLKISLTEEQKKNVQKALRQINESIDKRGIKMDTADLTLLPNDFNKKSPDNFILSVALKYKKENPIMLTSDNGLQIKAKGLGITTITLKEFLKQLKY; encoded by the coding sequence TTGATTATTCAAGGTCCACCAGGGACAGGCAAAACATATTTAATAGCTGAAATTTGCGAACGACTTTGTAATGAGGGTAACTCTGTTTTAGTAACAGCATTAACAAATAGAGCATTAATTGAAATAGTTGAAAAAACAGCATTGAAAGGACTTTTGGAAGAACATCGGATTTTTAAAACGAAACTTTCTGTTGACGAAGCAAAAGGGGTCAAAGATTTACAACAAACAAAAGAAGTTAGCCCACAACCTTACAATCTAATTCTATCAACATTTTTCATTACAAGTGGAAAAGCTGCAAAATCTTTTATTGAACCACCGTTTGACTATGTTATAGTGGACGAAGCGAGTCAGGCGTTGCTTGCTATGTTTGGCGGAGCAAAGCTTTTAGGAAAGAAAAATATTTGGATTGGCGACACAAGACAATTACCACCTGTTGTTGCTTTAAGTGATGATAAAGTAAGCCGTAAAAATTACGGCGCATTAGTTGACGGTTTAAAAGCTTTATCAGAAACTGGATCATTACCTATATTTCAACTTACCAAAACACATCGTTTAACTGACAGAGCAGCAAATTATACTGGTGCTTTTTATAAGAACAGTTTAAATTCAAGAGCAAAGAAAGATATTCGACTTTCCTATTTAGAAATGGATTCCGATTATGGCAAATTATTTAATCCTAAAGGTGGTCCAACTTTAATAAAAACGGATTTAAAAGCTGGTGAGTTTAAACCAATAAATGCACTTAAACTTGCAACTGAAATAGTTAAACACTTATTGGAAACAAATGAAAAATTGCATATTTCTGTATTAACATACTTTGTAGAGACAACCAAAGCATTACAAAAAGTAATTTTTCAAACTGTCGGTTATCATAAGAATTTATTGATTGAAACAGTATCAAGAGTTCAAGGATTGACAAATGACGTAACAATTTTTGTTGTTCCTAATTCAAGTTATCATCGTTCTTTAGAAAACCGACTTTTTAATGTTGCGACAAGTCGTTCTAAACGACATACACTTATTATCACAGACAAAGGTGTATTGACACGTTCGCAGATTGACAATGAAGTTAAAAGCTATCTTCAACGATTGAATGAGGAATTTTCATTTTACATTAAATTTGACAATTCAGCCATAGCCAACATTAGCGAAGTTAAACAGCAGGAAACAGTTGAGAAACAAAATCCAGGAAGCCAAGAACCAGAGCCGAAAAAAAATGAATCTGAAACCAAACCAGGTTTAAAAGTTCTTGGCAAAATAGACCTTTCAAAATTTGAAAAACCGAAAAAGGAAATTAATAAGGACAAGTTAAATATTTACATCATTGACACAAATGTCTTTGTTGATTATCCCGACATTATTTCAAAAATAGACAAAATGTATCAAGTCATTTTATCTGCAAAAGTCATTGACGAATTGGACTATTTGAAAATTTCATTGACAGAGGAACAAAAGAAAAATGTCCAAAAGGCATTGAGACAAATTAATGAGAGTATAGATAAACGTGGAATTAAAATGGACACAGCAGATTTGACATTACTTCCAAATGACTTTAACAAAAAATCACCTGACAATTTTATATTATCAGTTGCATTAAAATACAAAAAAGAAAACCCAATTATGCTTACATCAGACAATGGTTTACAGATAAAAGCAAAGGGTTTAGGTATAACGACCATAACATTGAAAGAATTTTTAAAACAATTAAAATATTGA
- a CDS encoding AAA family ATPase, whose amino-acid sequence MALLSPTLEVIKRQKVQPTEGEWTLLNFLLENLDNTYEIYFQPFLNGDNPDFAIMRKESGLLLIEVKDWNLQHYYVDEKTRWRLVKDDTFIKSPLNQVENYKDNLFKLHIEELFLKNVKNKDHWATVKCAVYFHNTTEQHLNKFLLSDFQIDTKEKNNSKYREFVSYFGLLGNNSLNKDKLDKLFSKFYLNRKSKYFDDTLYNSFYRYLKAPVHQTEEGIEINYTKEQQELIRSEIRPRRKIRGVAGSGKTLVLAKRAVNAHIRTKSKVLILTFNLALKNYIHDRISDVREEFYWNSFYITNYHQFIKTQANNYNLEINGLNAWYDTSFFEDVKNKIHTFDVVLIDEIQDYEQEWLDIVATYFMHDDTEWIVFGDDKQDIYHRKLVVRNIPGVWNKSLDKSFRFTGAIANIAIKFQQKFFDKIYELDDIKIMSQIDFETRTIEYHSFNKFTTQKLFEAVYSVLEKNKIHSSDAGILCSKVEILRAIDFSIRTVKNEKTTTTFESQEEFDTIKKDETKKLIEKGVAEGDIKFHINKAMRDKLEDIRKIKKNHFWMKTGTVKLSTVHSFKGWEIDTLFLFIENEEDEESAFTNAEIIYTALTRARKNLIVFNLGNKMFDNFFKSEIEIQYVIQ is encoded by the coding sequence ATGGCCCTTCTAAGTCCAACACTTGAAGTAATCAAACGACAGAAAGTTCAACCAACTGAAGGTGAGTGGACTTTGCTTAATTTTTTGTTGGAAAATTTGGACAACACTTACGAAATATATTTTCAACCTTTTCTCAATGGAGACAACCCCGACTTTGCAATTATGCGAAAAGAAAGCGGTTTGCTACTCATAGAAGTTAAAGATTGGAATTTACAGCATTATTATGTTGACGAGAAAACAAGATGGCGGTTAGTTAAAGATGATACGTTTATAAAATCACCACTTAACCAAGTAGAAAACTATAAAGACAATTTATTCAAACTTCACATTGAAGAGTTATTTCTAAAAAACGTCAAGAACAAAGATCATTGGGCAACTGTAAAGTGTGCTGTCTATTTTCATAATACTACAGAACAACACCTTAACAAATTTCTGTTATCAGATTTTCAGATTGACACAAAAGAAAAAAACAATTCTAAATACCGAGAATTTGTAAGCTACTTCGGATTACTTGGAAACAATTCGCTTAACAAAGATAAATTAGACAAACTGTTCAGTAAGTTTTATTTAAACAGAAAATCAAAATATTTTGACGATACTCTGTACAACAGTTTTTACCGTTACTTGAAAGCTCCTGTCCATCAAACAGAAGAAGGAATAGAAATTAACTATACAAAAGAGCAACAAGAATTAATTAGAAGCGAAATAAGACCAAGAAGAAAAATAAGAGGCGTTGCAGGAAGTGGGAAGACATTGGTTTTAGCAAAGCGTGCTGTCAACGCCCATATTAGAACAAAAAGCAAAGTTTTAATTTTGACTTTCAACCTTGCACTTAAAAATTATATTCACGATAGAATTAGTGATGTTAGAGAAGAGTTTTATTGGAATAGTTTCTATATCACTAACTATCATCAATTTATTAAAACCCAAGCAAATAATTACAACCTTGAAATTAACGGGTTAAATGCTTGGTATGACACATCTTTTTTTGAAGATGTGAAAAATAAAATTCATACATTTGATGTAGTTCTTATAGATGAAATTCAAGATTACGAGCAAGAGTGGCTTGATATTGTTGCTACATATTTTATGCACGATGACACTGAGTGGATTGTTTTTGGTGATGACAAACAAGATATTTATCATAGAAAATTAGTTGTAAGAAACATCCCAGGCGTATGGAACAAATCACTAGATAAATCTTTCAGATTTACTGGAGCAATTGCCAACATTGCAATTAAATTTCAACAGAAATTCTTTGACAAAATCTACGAGTTGGACGACATTAAAATAATGTCGCAAATTGACTTTGAAACAAGAACTATTGAGTATCATTCATTCAACAAATTTACTACCCAAAAATTATTTGAGGCAGTTTATTCTGTATTAGAGAAGAATAAAATTCATTCTTCAGATGCAGGTATTTTATGTTCAAAAGTTGAGATTTTACGAGCAATAGATTTTTCAATACGCACCGTAAAAAATGAAAAGACTACAACGACTTTTGAAAGCCAAGAGGAATTCGATACAATAAAAAAGGATGAAACAAAAAAACTCATTGAAAAAGGTGTTGCTGAAGGAGATATAAAATTCCACATCAACAAAGCAATGCGTGACAAGTTAGAGGACATAAGAAAAATCAAGAAGAACCATTTTTGGATGAAAACAGGAACGGTAAAACTATCAACAGTACATAGTTTCAAAGGTTGGGAGATTGACACTCTGTTTTTGTTCATTGAAAATGAAGAAGATGAAGAAAGTGCATTTACAAATGCTGAAATTATTTACACTGCATTGACAAGGGCAAGGAAAAATTTAATTGTATTTAATTTGGGTAACAAAATGTTTGACAACTTTTTCAAGAGCGAAATAGAGATCCAATATGTAATTCAATGA